A DNA window from Bdellovibrio sp. BCCA contains the following coding sequences:
- a CDS encoding TIGR02147 family protein, with the protein MYETKSFYEYDDYRALLKEKFEYLKSTTKKLSLEYLAKKIGISKSFLKMVLDGDRHISLDKLAAVAETFEMKRDEKNYFIFLACRNSVDDKEMGTFFDGILKTLATRKGSYFPNVEELRVNNAVFNSSLSMTMQNMRRLEGYQEDPAWIKKYLKDPKVTLKDIEHVLETFKKNDIAPGSVDAVLSPTDDFTVARTGLRLAADVVADPHKFKPMKYYMCAYRFDEEKQKKAFQLFTEFHEKLRQMNDECKKATMVVFVSDNIFTVADTEP; encoded by the coding sequence ATGTACGAAACAAAGAGCTTCTACGAATACGATGATTACAGAGCTTTGCTAAAAGAAAAGTTTGAGTATTTAAAATCAACGACGAAAAAACTTTCTTTAGAGTATCTGGCAAAAAAAATTGGAATCTCGAAGTCATTTTTAAAAATGGTTTTGGACGGGGATCGCCATATCTCACTCGATAAGCTAGCTGCCGTTGCTGAGACTTTTGAGATGAAGCGTGATGAAAAGAATTATTTTATTTTTCTCGCGTGTCGAAACTCCGTGGACGACAAAGAAATGGGAACCTTTTTTGACGGGATCCTAAAAACTCTCGCCACCCGCAAAGGCTCTTATTTTCCAAATGTCGAGGAACTTCGCGTGAACAACGCGGTTTTTAATAGTTCTCTCAGCATGACGATGCAAAACATGCGTCGGTTAGAGGGGTACCAAGAAGATCCGGCTTGGATCAAAAAGTATCTTAAAGACCCAAAGGTGACCCTTAAGGATATTGAACACGTTTTAGAAACTTTTAAAAAAAACGATATTGCGCCCGGATCTGTGGACGCCGTTCTTTCTCCGACGGATGACTTTACGGTCGCGCGGACGGGATTAAGACTTGCGGCTGACGTCGTTGCGGATCCACACAAATTTAAGCCCATGAAATATTATATGTGCGCTTACAGATTCGATGAAGAAAAACAAAAGAAAGCTTTTCAACTTTTCACGGAATTTCATGAGAAACTTCGTCAGATGAATGACGAATGTAAAAAAGCGACAATGGTCGTTTTTGTCTCTGACAATATCTTCACCGTCGCAGATACGGAGCCTTAA
- a CDS encoding CHAD domain-containing protein produces MTESERQLRANIQEFSVLVKKVAKNPKSKDIHELRILSRKFRAALWIVERVSKNAIPKGLKKELRTLGKKLGTCRELDVLLKDTKTYNLKDKNSEKSLKKELQDLQRFLDKSFSRKLQKKLESFLSKIHGIVLPKKDLVVQIKKGIIKWPQQMPEGKKDLHNIRIETKKMIYRLEFLGIQMPTLKALQKSLGRTHDLESLKKSAGSHKELDLDLKALRKKAEPTYKRIIAS; encoded by the coding sequence ATGACTGAATCCGAACGTCAGCTACGAGCGAATATCCAAGAGTTTTCTGTTTTAGTCAAAAAAGTGGCCAAAAATCCTAAGTCCAAAGACATTCATGAACTGCGTATTCTTTCCCGAAAGTTCCGCGCCGCTCTTTGGATTGTGGAACGAGTATCAAAAAACGCTATTCCTAAAGGTCTTAAAAAAGAGTTGCGGACTTTAGGAAAAAAGCTAGGCACATGTCGAGAATTGGATGTTTTACTCAAAGATACTAAAACCTATAATCTAAAGGACAAGAACTCAGAAAAATCTTTAAAAAAAGAATTGCAAGACCTGCAAAGATTTTTAGACAAGTCCTTTTCCCGCAAACTCCAAAAAAAACTGGAAAGCTTTCTTTCAAAAATTCACGGAATTGTTCTTCCCAAAAAAGATTTGGTCGTACAAATAAAAAAAGGAATTATAAAATGGCCCCAGCAAATGCCTGAGGGAAAAAAGGATTTGCATAACATCCGCATTGAAACAAAAAAGATGATTTATCGATTGGAATTTCTTGGCATCCAAATGCCCACCCTCAAAGCCCTGCAAAAAAGTTTAGGGCGAACGCATGATCTTGAAAGTCTTAAAAAAAGTGCAGGCTCTCATAAAGAATTGGACCTGGATTTGAAGGCGCTCCGCAAAAAGGCCGAGCCTACCTATAAAAGAATTATCGCAAGTTAA
- a CDS encoding SDR family oxidoreductase → MEKPLSGKIALVAGATRGAGRGIAIELGAAGATVYCTGRSTRASRSEMNRPETIEETAELVTKAGGHGIAVKVDHLIPEEVKALVQRIEKEQGDLHILVNDIWGATKMEWGKTVWESDLDYGLRTLRLAIDTHAITSHFALPLMIKNPGALVVEITDGTKEYNDKNYRVSFFYDLAKAANLRMGFSLGHELKKYAGTAVVLSPGWLRSEEMLEIYQVQESNWRDATKKQPHFAISESPHYVGRAVVALAKDPQVARWNGQSLSCGQLAKVYGFTDLDGSQPDAWKYIVEVQEAGKPADTTGYR, encoded by the coding sequence ATGGAAAAACCTTTATCCGGAAAAATCGCGTTGGTTGCGGGAGCGACACGGGGTGCAGGAAGAGGAATCGCCATTGAGTTGGGCGCTGCGGGGGCCACTGTTTATTGTACAGGTCGCTCGACACGCGCCTCTCGTTCAGAAATGAACCGTCCTGAAACGATCGAAGAAACAGCGGAGCTTGTGACCAAAGCCGGCGGTCACGGGATTGCGGTGAAAGTAGACCACCTTATTCCAGAAGAAGTGAAAGCACTTGTTCAGCGTATCGAAAAAGAGCAAGGGGATTTACATATTCTCGTGAACGATATTTGGGGCGCCACAAAAATGGAGTGGGGAAAAACGGTTTGGGAGTCTGATCTTGATTATGGACTTCGCACTTTGCGTTTAGCTATTGATACACACGCAATCACCAGTCATTTTGCGTTGCCACTGATGATTAAAAATCCGGGAGCTCTGGTTGTTGAAATCACTGACGGTACCAAAGAGTACAACGACAAGAATTACCGTGTTTCATTTTTCTATGATCTCGCTAAAGCCGCCAATTTGCGTATGGGATTTTCTTTAGGTCATGAATTGAAAAAATATGCGGGAACAGCGGTTGTACTTTCGCCAGGGTGGTTGAGATCTGAAGAAATGTTAGAAATTTATCAGGTGCAGGAATCAAACTGGAGAGACGCCACAAAAAAACAACCTCACTTCGCGATTTCGGAATCCCCTCACTATGTCGGTCGCGCGGTTGTGGCGTTAGCCAAAGACCCGCAAGTTGCCCGCTGGAATGGCCAAAGTCTTTCTTGCGGACAACTAGCCAAAGTCTATGGTTTTACCGATCTTGATGGCAGCCAACCGGATGCCTGGAAATATATTGTCGAAGTCCAAGAGGCGGGGAAACCCGCAGATACAACGGGCTATCGTTAA
- a CDS encoding LysR family transcriptional regulator translates to MKISNLGLQAFTQTASNLNITQAAKELGLTQSALSQRIALLENELEVTLFIREPRGLKLTEAGERLLRFASLNQKMEEELLTEFKGSKEELAGSFRLAGYSSVLRSVIIPALAGFLRKNSKVHIDFQSYEMFQLPEILNTARADLIIMDYQWNKKGVAEACLGFEEFVVIESAKHETPHDLYLDHGPLDNATEEFFRQQPRAPKNIRRSFMGDVYGIIDGVQLGLGRAVMSRHLIGDNKHIRILSGYNKYKRPVTLHYFEQPYYSRLMTKVLTELHDQAPYYLE, encoded by the coding sequence ATGAAAATATCAAATTTAGGACTTCAAGCCTTTACCCAGACAGCGTCAAATCTGAACATCACCCAGGCCGCCAAGGAGTTGGGGCTCACTCAGTCGGCGTTATCGCAAAGAATTGCTCTTTTAGAAAATGAACTCGAGGTCACACTTTTTATTCGGGAACCCCGAGGTCTTAAACTGACAGAAGCCGGAGAGCGCCTATTGCGCTTTGCAAGTCTTAATCAAAAAATGGAAGAAGAGCTTCTCACAGAGTTCAAAGGAAGCAAGGAAGAGCTGGCGGGAAGCTTTCGTCTTGCCGGGTATTCTTCCGTTTTGCGATCCGTGATTATTCCCGCGCTTGCCGGTTTTTTAAGAAAGAATTCCAAAGTGCACATCGATTTTCAATCTTACGAAATGTTTCAACTTCCAGAGATTCTTAATACCGCTCGTGCGGATTTGATTATCATGGACTATCAGTGGAATAAAAAAGGTGTTGCGGAAGCCTGTCTTGGCTTTGAAGAGTTTGTCGTTATCGAAAGCGCCAAGCATGAAACACCTCATGACTTGTATTTAGATCATGGGCCTCTAGACAACGCCACCGAGGAATTCTTTAGACAACAACCTCGCGCACCGAAAAATATTCGCAGATCTTTTATGGGCGATGTTTATGGGATTATTGATGGAGTCCAATTAGGACTGGGCCGTGCCGTGATGAGCCGTCACCTTATTGGTGATAACAAACATATACGCATTCTTTCGGGCTACAATAAATACAAGCGTCCGGTGACACTTCATTATTTTGAGCAACCTTACTATTCCCGTCTTATGACAAAGGTTCTTACAGAGCTCCACGATCAAGCACCCTATTATCTCGAATAA
- the pbpC gene encoding penicillin-binding protein 1C — protein sequence MQKNTKRLLSIILGSCIFVTFTWFHTPSKNDVMKMSLGSDRVLLSSAGESLQTLRTDFKKRRLAWQPLKRFPQSLQQAVILAEDQRFPYHLGFDPLGFARALIANLRGSRLQGASTITMQLSDLIQEDVLLHNHSIKKGSVSHKLLQIARAFFIELKWSKDEILEAYLNLIHLRGEFQGVPAFSTAYLDKDPLALDPAESFVIASLISSPNQRAKHLRNKVCTLYQRSALHKGTSCLNILASVDQFFKNPPSMPASPSLAPHLARRLFKNSDDTFLTSTLDGDLQRKVTAILEKNIYRLKNSNVRDTAAIVIDNHTGKVLAYVGTVSSSENPYVDGVTSYRQAGSSLKPFIYGKAIETKTLTAASILLDDPTAISWGGDVYRPSNYDKHFYGPVAVREALASSLNVPAVKAVTILGLHETYSTLQSLQFSNLKEPDYYGVSMALGAVEVRLDELANAYRMLANGGVWSPLKLTEADSKNASTAQRILSPEAAYIIGSILSDPDARSIGFGWDNPLETPFWTAVKTGTSKDYRDNWCLGYSEHYTVGVWAGNFNAEAMNKVSGVSGVGPSWYEIMSELHRDKRSSAPAPPAHVVEKEVRHEWALHPHKEYFIQGTEPQQDVIETALQKRVQFIFPAEGSILVKDPHIAQEHVALFIRFKGDVPSKSQLLWDGKNLGEAISPFKVPQPETGRHELVIANNGKILSKVLFTIRGAED from the coding sequence ATGCAGAAGAACACAAAAAGACTTCTATCAATCATTCTTGGATCTTGCATTTTCGTCACGTTCACTTGGTTTCATACGCCCAGCAAAAACGACGTGATGAAAATGTCCTTGGGGTCAGATCGTGTTTTGCTTTCTTCGGCCGGCGAATCCTTGCAAACACTTCGCACGGATTTTAAAAAACGTCGACTGGCGTGGCAGCCCCTTAAAAGATTTCCGCAAAGCCTGCAACAGGCTGTGATTTTGGCAGAGGACCAAAGATTTCCATATCACTTGGGCTTTGATCCACTGGGATTCGCGCGAGCACTGATAGCTAATCTCAGAGGCTCCCGTTTACAAGGTGCAAGCACCATCACCATGCAGCTCAGTGATTTAATTCAAGAAGATGTTTTGCTTCATAATCATTCGATTAAAAAAGGCTCGGTTTCTCACAAGCTCCTGCAAATAGCTCGCGCTTTTTTTATTGAACTTAAATGGAGTAAAGATGAAATTCTTGAAGCCTACTTAAACCTTATTCATCTGCGCGGAGAATTTCAGGGCGTTCCCGCATTTAGCACTGCTTATTTGGATAAAGATCCCCTGGCACTCGATCCCGCGGAGTCGTTTGTGATTGCTTCCTTGATTTCTTCCCCGAATCAACGGGCAAAACATTTAAGAAACAAAGTCTGTACTCTTTATCAAAGAAGTGCTCTTCATAAAGGCACTTCATGTTTAAACATTCTTGCGTCCGTGGATCAGTTTTTTAAAAATCCTCCGTCTATGCCAGCAAGTCCCTCCTTGGCTCCTCACCTGGCTCGTCGTCTGTTTAAAAATTCAGATGACACATTTTTGACGTCCACTCTTGATGGAGACCTGCAAAGAAAAGTCACAGCGATCTTAGAGAAAAATATTTATCGATTGAAAAATTCCAACGTGCGTGACACGGCGGCGATTGTTATCGATAATCATACGGGGAAGGTTTTGGCCTATGTCGGAACAGTGTCTTCTTCTGAAAACCCGTATGTCGATGGTGTGACATCGTATCGTCAAGCGGGATCCAGCTTAAAACCTTTTATCTATGGGAAAGCGATTGAAACAAAAACGCTGACGGCGGCTTCTATTTTGTTGGACGATCCCACGGCGATTTCCTGGGGTGGTGATGTTTATCGTCCGTCTAATTATGATAAACATTTTTATGGCCCGGTGGCCGTGCGTGAAGCCTTGGCGTCTTCTTTGAACGTTCCGGCAGTGAAAGCCGTGACAATCTTAGGACTTCACGAAACTTACAGCACTTTGCAGTCCCTGCAATTTTCGAATTTAAAAGAGCCTGACTATTACGGTGTTTCGATGGCCTTAGGTGCCGTGGAAGTTCGTCTTGATGAACTGGCCAATGCTTATCGTATGCTTGCAAATGGCGGAGTTTGGTCTCCTTTAAAACTTACCGAAGCCGATTCGAAAAATGCTTCTACGGCACAACGGATTCTTTCACCGGAAGCCGCTTACATCATTGGCTCCATTTTATCCGATCCCGATGCTCGCTCCATTGGTTTTGGTTGGGACAATCCCTTGGAAACTCCCTTTTGGACCGCGGTGAAAACGGGAACAAGCAAAGACTACCGCGACAACTGGTGCCTTGGTTATAGCGAGCATTATACCGTAGGTGTTTGGGCCGGAAATTTTAATGCGGAAGCGATGAACAAAGTCAGCGGCGTTTCCGGAGTGGGACCGTCCTGGTATGAAATCATGAGTGAACTGCACAGAGACAAACGGAGTTCCGCTCCGGCCCCTCCGGCTCACGTTGTTGAAAAAGAAGTGCGACACGAGTGGGCGCTTCATCCTCATAAGGAATATTTTATTCAAGGCACAGAACCTCAGCAGGACGTGATTGAGACGGCTTTGCAAAAGCGCGTGCAATTTATTTTCCCCGCCGAAGGATCTATCTTAGTCAAAGATCCTCACATTGCTCAGGAACATGTAGCTCTCTTCATTCGCTTTAAAGGGGATGTTCCGTCAAAAAGCCAACTGCTTTGGGATGGAAAAAACTTAGGAGAGGCCATCAGTCCTTTTAAAGTTCCTCAGCCCGAAACCGGCCGCCATGAACTTGTGATTGCCAACAACGGTAAAATCCTAAGCAAAGTCCTTTTCACGATTCGTGGAGCTGAAGATTAA